In one window of Pseudorasbora parva isolate DD20220531a chromosome 7, ASM2467924v1, whole genome shotgun sequence DNA:
- the eva1ba gene encoding eva-1 homolog Ba: MNVKRKEMDFLSNTIAAYAHIKANPESFGLYFVIGVCFGLVLTLCLLVIRISCKPRTTVAPSTPEKKQLKDYSEEEEDEESDDDEEEDARGLESPVRHSATEIPVSNHLITPDGTLSRNVFTSAEELERAQRLEERERIIREIWRNGQPDILGTGTGTIGRVHYY, from the exons ATGAATGTGAAAAGGAAGGAGATGGATTTCTTGAGCAACACTATTGCTGCTTATGCTCACATTAAAG CCAATCCAGAGAGTTTCGGCCTTTACTTCGTCATCGGCGTCTGTTTTGGCCTGGTGCTCACTTTATGCCTCCTGGTCATCCGGATTTCCTGCAAGCCTCGTACCACTGTGGCGCCCTCCACGCCGGAGAAAAAACAGCTCAAAGACTACAGTGAGGAGGAAGAAGACGAGGAAAGcgatgatgatgaggaggaaGATGCAAGAGGCCTGGAGTCCCCCGTCCGGCACAGCGCCACAGAGATCCCTGTAAGCAACCACCTCATCACGCCGGATGGGACTCTGAGCAGGAACGTGTTCACCTCAGCCGAGGAGCTGGAGCGGGCACAGCGATTGGAGGAAAGGGAGAGGATCATCAGGGAAATCTGGAGAAATGGACAGCCGGATATCCTGGGAACAGGCACGGGCACTATCGGAAGAGTGCACTACTACTAA